One window of Epinephelus fuscoguttatus linkage group LG9, E.fuscoguttatus.final_Chr_v1 genomic DNA carries:
- the hspa9 gene encoding stress-70 protein, mitochondrial — MLSVAKSVSRTLQTRNCTRNVSSLIKKSCWSGGFQSDALRALSRRDYASEAVKGAVIGIDLGTTNSCVAVMEGKQAKVLENAEGARTTPSVIAFTADGERLVGMPAKRQAVTNPQNTLYATKRLIGRRYDDPEVQKDLKNVPYKIVRASNGDAWVEAHGKMYSPSQVGAFVLMKMKETAENYLGTKVKNAVVTVPAYFNDAQRQATKDAGQISGLNVLRVINEPTAAALAYGLDKTQDKIIAVYDLGGGTFDISILEIQKGVFEVKSTNGDTFLGGEDFDQHLLKHIVKEFKRESGVDLLKDNMALQRVREAAEKAKCELSSSLQTDINLPYLTMDASGPKHLNIKLTRAQFEGIVADLIRRTVAPCQKAMQDAEVSKGDIGEVLLVGGMSRMPKVQQSVQDLFGRAPSKSVNPDEAVAIGAAIQGGVLAGDVTDVLLLDVTPLSLGIETLGGVFTKLINRNTTIPTKKSQVFSTAADGQTQVEIKVCQGEREMAADNKVLGQFTLVGIPPAPRGVPQIEVTFDIDANGIVHVSAKDKGTGREQQIVIQSSGGLSKDDIENMVKNAEKYAEEDRRRKDRVEAVNMAEGIVHDTESKMEEFKDQLPADECTKLKEEISKVRDLLTNKESETGDNIKQAATNLQQASLKLFEMAYKKMAAERDSSSSSSSSSSSGSSEGEKKEGQQ; from the exons ATGTTGAGTGTCGCCAAAAGCGTTTCAAGGACTCTCCAGACAAGGAACTGCACACGAAATGTCTCCTCTTTGATCAAGAAG TCATGCTGGAGTGGTGGCTTCCAATCAGATGCTCTCAGAGCTCTGTCCAGGAGAGACTATGC GTCAGAGGCCGTCAAGGGTGCAGTCATTGGCATCGACCTGGGAACCACTAACTCATGTGTGGCAGTCATGGAAGGGAAACAGGCCAAG GTGTTGGAGAATGCAGAGGGGGCCAGGACAACTCCTTCAGTCATCGCGTTCACAGCAGACGGGGAGCGTTTGGTGGGCATGCCCGCTAAACGCCAGGCTGTCACCAACCCTCAGAACACACTGTACGCCACCAAGAGACTGATAGGCCGTCGCTATGACGACCCTGAGGTCCAGAAAGACCT GAAGAACGTCCCCTACAAGATTGTGCGTGCATCCAACGGTGACGCTTGGGTGGAAGCTCATGGGAAGATGTATTCCCCCAGCCAGGTGGGAGCCTTCGTCCTGATGAAGATGAAGGAGACTGCAG AGAACTACCTGGGAACCAAAGTGAAGAATGCTGTTGTCACTGTACcagcctacttcaatgatgctCAGAGACAg GCTACCAAAGATGCTGGTCAGATTTCTGGTTTGAACGTCCTGCGTGTGATCAATGAGCCAACAGCCGCTGCTCTGGCCTACGGCCTGGACAAAACCCAGGATAAAAT TATTGCTGTCTATGATCTGGGTGGAGGTACGTTTGATATCTCAATCCTGGAGATCCAGAAGGGTGTTTTTGAGGTGAAGTCCACAAATGGCGACACCTTCCTGGGGGGAGAGGACTTTGACCAGCACCTCCTCAAACACATTGTCAAAGAGTTCAAGAGAGAG tCTGGTGTGGATCTGCTGAAAGACAACATGGCTCTTCAGAGAGTCCGAGAGGCTGCTGAGAAGGCCAAGTGTGAGCTGTCCTCTTCACTGCAG ACTGACATCAACCTTCCCTACCTGACCATGGATGCCTCTGGTCCCAAACATCTCAACATAAAGCTGACCCGTGCTCAGTTTGAAGGCATTGTGGCTGACCTGATCCGCCGCACAGTGGCTCCCTGCCAGAAGGCCATGCAGGATGCCGAGGTGTCCAAGGGAGACATAGGAGAGGTGCTGCTGGTTGGAGGCATGAGCCGTATGCCCAAG GTTCAACAATCAGTTCAGGACCTGTTTGGCCGTGCTCCCAGCAAGTCTGTCAACCCCGATGAGGCTGTTGCCATTGGAGCAGCCATCCAGGGTGGTGTTTTGGCCGGTGATGTCACagatgtgctgctgctggatgtGACACCACTGTCTCTGGGTATTGAGACCCTGGGTGGAGTCTTCACCAAACTCATCAACAGGAACACCACAATTCCCACCAAGAAGAGCCAG GTGTTCTCCACAGCAGCTGACGGTCAGACTCAGGTAGAGATCAAGGTGTgtcaaggagaaagagagatggcAGCAGACAACAAAGTGCTGGGTCAGTTCACTCTGGTCGGAATCCCCCCTGCCCCCCGCGGTGTCCCTCAAATTGAGGTCACCTTCGACATTGATGCCAACGGCATCGTCCACGTCTCCGCCAAGGACAAGGGAACAGGCCGAGAACAGCAGA TTGTGATCCAGTCATCAGGAGGTCTCAGTAAAGACGACATCGAGAACATGGTCAAGAACGCTGAGAAGTATgcagaggaggacaggaggagaaaG GACCGTGTGGAGGCCGTCAACATGGCTGAGGGCATCGTCCATGACACAGAATCCAAGATGGAGGAATTCAAGGACCAGCTTCCTGCTGATGAG TGCACCAAGCTGAAGGAGGAGATCTCAAAGGTCCGGGATCTTCTGACCAACAAGGAATCAGAAACAGGGGACAACATCAAACAGGCAGCCACCAACCTGCAGCAGGCATCACTTAAACTCTTCGAAATGGCCTACAAGAAG ATGGCGGCAGAGCGGgacagtagcagcagcagcagcagcagcagcagctcggGCTCatcagagggagagaagaaagaagGCCAGCAGTAA